A single genomic interval of Saccharothrix saharensis harbors:
- a CDS encoding DUF503 domain-containing protein, with amino-acid sequence MFVGALELDVLLGDVHSLKQKRSVVRPIVAELRRKFEVSVAEAGHLDLHRRALIGVAAVAADAEHVRDVLAACERLVAGRPELELLSARHRLVGPEDD; translated from the coding sequence GTGTTCGTCGGTGCCCTTGAGCTGGACGTGCTGCTCGGCGACGTCCACTCGTTGAAGCAGAAGCGGTCCGTGGTGCGGCCCATCGTGGCCGAGCTGCGGCGCAAGTTCGAGGTGTCGGTCGCCGAGGCGGGCCACCTGGACCTGCACCGCCGCGCCCTGATCGGAGTGGCGGCCGTCGCCGCCGACGCCGAGCATGTGAGGGACGTGCTGGCCGCCTGCGAGCGGCTGGTGGCCGGACGCCCCGAGTTGGAACTTCTCTCCGCCCGCCACAGGTTGGTCGGGCCGGAGGACGACTAG
- a CDS encoding DHH family phosphoesterase has protein sequence MGADLAEAARVLSAATDVTLLAHVNPDADALGSALALGLALHRRGVAVRVSFGAPDEVPETLRGLDVAGLLVPASAVPAAPPVLVALDTGSVGRLGPLADRVSTAGVVVVLDHHVSNPRFGHVNVVDDRAEATALVVLRLLDELGVELDEPVARCVYAGLVTDTRSFRHASATTHEVAARLLAAGVDAEAVARPLMDSHPFGYLGMLAKVLSRACLEREAAGGLGFVHAVVTLEDASGLRPEEVESVVDLVRTTAEAEVAAVLKELRPSSWSVSLRAVSRVDVREVAQLLGGGGHRLAAGFTATGPADAVLANLRAALETVAAS, from the coding sequence CTGGGCGCGGACCTCGCCGAGGCCGCTCGCGTCCTGTCCGCCGCCACCGACGTGACATTGCTGGCGCACGTGAACCCCGACGCGGACGCGTTGGGCAGCGCGCTGGCGCTGGGGTTGGCGCTGCACCGCCGCGGTGTGGCGGTGCGGGTGTCGTTCGGCGCGCCGGACGAGGTGCCGGAGACGTTGCGGGGCCTGGACGTGGCGGGGCTGCTGGTACCCGCTTCGGCGGTGCCCGCCGCGCCGCCCGTGCTGGTCGCGTTGGACACGGGCAGTGTCGGGCGGCTGGGTCCGTTGGCCGACCGGGTGTCCACCGCCGGTGTGGTGGTGGTGTTGGACCACCACGTGTCGAACCCGCGGTTCGGGCACGTGAACGTGGTGGACGACCGGGCCGAGGCGACCGCGCTGGTCGTGCTGCGGCTGCTGGACGAGCTGGGCGTGGAGCTGGACGAGCCGGTGGCCCGCTGCGTGTACGCGGGTCTGGTGACGGACACGCGGTCGTTCCGGCACGCGTCGGCGACCACGCACGAGGTGGCGGCCCGGTTGCTCGCGGCCGGGGTGGACGCCGAGGCCGTGGCGCGGCCGTTGATGGACTCTCACCCGTTCGGGTATCTCGGGATGTTGGCGAAGGTGCTGAGCCGGGCGTGCCTGGAGCGTGAGGCGGCGGGCGGGCTGGGGTTCGTGCACGCGGTCGTGACGCTGGAGGACGCCTCCGGGCTGCGGCCCGAGGAGGTCGAGAGCGTGGTCGACCTGGTGCGCACCACGGCCGAGGCCGAGGTGGCGGCGGTGCTCAAGGAGCTGCGTCCGTCGTCGTGGTCGGTGTCGTTGCGCGCGGTGAGCCGGGTGGACGTGCGCGAGGTGGCGCAGCTGCTCGGCGGCGGTGGCCACCGGCTGGCCGCGGGCTTCACCGCCACCGGCCCGGCCGACGCGGTGCTGGCGAACCTGCGGGCGGCGCTGGAGACCGTGGCCGCGTCCTGA
- a CDS encoding MATE family efflux transporter, which translates to MEERVPARRVVGLAAPALVVLAAEPLYVLVDTAVVGHLGALPLAGLALGGVLFTQVATQLTFLSYGTTARTARLFGAGRRPEAVEEGVQATWLALAVGALVIVLGQLLAGPAARLLAGGGEVADNAASWLRIALFGAPFVLVTMAGNGWMRGVQDTRRPLRYVLVGNGISAVLCPLLVHGAGWGLEGSAVANVIAQVLSAGLFFRALRAERVGLRPDRHRMRAQLGLGRDLVLRSLAFQACFLSAASVAARTSVGAVGAHQVVLQLWTFLALVLDSLAIAAQSIVGEALGARRREQARRFAWQVTGYGLWFGVLLGVLFAAVSGPLPMLFTADRAVLDEIPHAWWFFVGLQPIAGVVFALDGVLLGAGDAKFLRTATLASAALGFLPLVWASSAFGWGLVGIWSGLSAFMVLRLVLVLVRTRSGEWARVGAV; encoded by the coding sequence GTGGAGGAGCGGGTTCCGGCGCGGCGGGTGGTCGGGTTGGCCGCGCCCGCGCTGGTGGTGCTGGCGGCCGAGCCGCTGTACGTGCTGGTGGACACGGCGGTCGTGGGGCACCTCGGCGCGCTGCCGCTGGCCGGGCTGGCGCTGGGCGGTGTGCTGTTCACGCAGGTCGCGACCCAGTTGACGTTCCTGTCCTACGGCACGACGGCCCGCACGGCACGGCTGTTCGGCGCCGGGCGGCGGCCCGAGGCCGTCGAGGAGGGCGTGCAGGCGACGTGGCTCGCGCTGGCCGTCGGCGCGCTGGTGATCGTGCTCGGGCAGCTCCTGGCCGGTCCCGCCGCACGGCTGCTCGCCGGTGGCGGCGAGGTGGCGGACAACGCCGCCTCGTGGCTGCGGATCGCGTTGTTCGGCGCGCCGTTCGTGCTGGTCACGATGGCGGGCAACGGGTGGATGCGCGGCGTGCAGGACACCCGCCGCCCGCTGCGGTACGTGCTGGTCGGCAACGGCATCTCGGCCGTGCTGTGCCCGCTGCTCGTGCACGGCGCGGGCTGGGGCCTGGAGGGCTCGGCCGTCGCGAACGTGATCGCGCAGGTGCTGTCGGCCGGGTTGTTCTTCCGCGCGCTGCGCGCGGAACGGGTGGGCCTGCGGCCCGACCGGCACCGGATGCGGGCCCAGCTCGGCCTCGGGCGGGACCTGGTGCTGCGCAGCCTCGCGTTCCAGGCGTGCTTCCTGTCCGCCGCGTCGGTGGCCGCGCGCACGTCGGTCGGCGCGGTCGGCGCGCACCAGGTGGTGCTGCAGCTCTGGACGTTCCTCGCGCTGGTGCTGGACTCGCTGGCGATCGCCGCGCAGTCGATCGTGGGCGAGGCGCTGGGCGCGCGGCGCCGGGAGCAGGCGCGCCGGTTCGCCTGGCAGGTCACCGGGTACGGGCTGTGGTTCGGCGTGCTGCTCGGGGTGCTGTTCGCGGCGGTGTCCGGGCCGCTGCCGATGCTGTTCACCGCCGACCGGGCCGTGCTGGACGAGATCCCGCACGCCTGGTGGTTCTTCGTCGGGTTGCAGCCGATCGCGGGCGTGGTGTTCGCGCTGGACGGCGTGCTGCTCGGCGCGGGCGACGCGAAGTTCCTGCGGACCGCGACCCTGGCGTCGGCGGCGCTGGGCTTCCTGCCGCTGGTGTGGGCGTCCTCCGCGTTCGGCTGGGGCCTGGTCGGCATCTGGAGCGGCCTGTCGGCGTTCATGGTGCTGCGGCTCGTGCTGGTGCTCGTGCGGACCCGGTCCGGGGAGTGGGCGCGCGTAGGGGCGGTGTGA